From Sporosarcina sp. Marseille-Q4943, the proteins below share one genomic window:
- a CDS encoding ketopantoate reductase family protein, which translates to MKIGIIGAGAIGGLYGAVLSETGHDVYLIDIYKEHIDAINSKGLTIMHGDEKKVYTNLKAFTDGKEIGEELDLVIVLVKTYVTEIAMEQNKNLFGDNTIVLTLQNGIGNIENIAKFIDESKIIAGTTSTAGYIEEPGVVLHTGSGGTVIGEVDGQVTDRIKEIQRMFEHEKLGPSKVSENVMSLIWEKLIGNCGINPLGALTGLRNGELVENEETSKLQDKIAEECLMVAKKAGIPLHFNDSSIIKNLARKTAPNQTSMLVDVLNKRKTEIMAINGGVVQKAKELGLEVPINEMLVNLVLAKEKSYLNK; encoded by the coding sequence ATGAAAATTGGTATCATCGGTGCAGGAGCCATAGGCGGACTTTATGGTGCAGTCTTATCCGAAACGGGACATGACGTTTACTTAATCGATATATATAAAGAACATATAGACGCAATCAATTCTAAAGGGCTTACGATCATGCATGGTGACGAGAAAAAGGTATATACGAATCTTAAGGCGTTCACTGATGGGAAAGAGATCGGTGAAGAACTTGATTTAGTCATTGTTTTAGTCAAAACATATGTTACTGAAATTGCTATGGAGCAAAATAAAAATCTCTTTGGCGACAACACAATCGTGTTAACTCTACAGAACGGCATCGGCAATATTGAGAACATCGCTAAATTCATTGATGAGAGTAAAATTATTGCGGGGACTACGAGTACTGCCGGCTACATTGAAGAGCCTGGTGTCGTACTCCACACAGGCAGTGGGGGAACTGTGATCGGTGAGGTTGATGGTCAAGTCACTGATCGGATCAAAGAAATCCAACGTATGTTTGAACATGAAAAACTCGGGCCATCAAAGGTTTCCGAAAATGTCATGTCATTAATTTGGGAGAAGTTAATTGGCAATTGTGGCATAAATCCACTAGGCGCTCTCACTGGTCTGAGAAACGGTGAGTTGGTAGAAAACGAGGAAACATCTAAATTACAGGATAAGATTGCAGAAGAGTGTCTCATGGTTGCTAAAAAAGCAGGCATTCCTTTACATTTTAATGATTCCTCTATTATTAAAAATTTGGCTAGGAAAACGGCGCCAAACCAGACATCGATGTTGGTCGACGTCTTGAATAAAAGAAAAACAGAAATTATGGCCATCAATGGTGGAGTTGTTCAAAAAGCCAAAGAGCTTGGCCTGGAAGTTCCGATTAATGAAATGCTCGTCAATTTAGTATTGGCAAAAGAGAAAAGTTATTTAAATAAATAA
- a CDS encoding manganese catalase family protein, translated as MIKRVNRMAIDLPIPAHGDMNAAAAVQELMGGKFGEMSTLNNYMFQSFNFRAKKKFKPFYDLVASITAEEFGHVELVANTINLLSVGNTGPGDPDIAPLQNGKDARYSLHFTTTAQTAYPGDGMGRPWNGTYVNNSGVLVEDLLANYLLEIGARTHKMRVYEMTTHPTALTMIGYLLVRGGTHILAYAKAIEMATGVDVGKMLPVPSLDNTKFDYAKGFINQGLNNVLYTWGEPEYRDINQIWKGPNPETGEQLRVIDGMPKGAPIPDLPELPEQFAPGIDLDDYHRILKRLKSNM; from the coding sequence ATGATTAAACGTGTCAATCGAATGGCCATTGATCTTCCTATTCCCGCCCATGGCGATATGAATGCCGCAGCAGCTGTTCAAGAATTAATGGGTGGTAAATTTGGTGAAATGTCCACCTTAAACAATTACATGTTTCAGTCCTTTAACTTTCGTGCGAAAAAAAAGTTTAAACCGTTTTATGATTTAGTTGCGAGTATTACGGCTGAAGAATTTGGTCATGTTGAGTTAGTAGCGAATACAATTAATCTGCTATCCGTAGGCAATACGGGTCCTGGTGATCCTGACATTGCACCGTTGCAAAATGGAAAGGACGCTCGTTATTCATTACATTTCACGACTACTGCTCAAACAGCTTATCCAGGAGATGGGATGGGGAGACCGTGGAATGGCACATACGTCAATAATTCTGGTGTGCTAGTTGAAGATCTCCTTGCCAATTATTTATTGGAAATTGGAGCAAGAACCCATAAGATGAGGGTTTACGAAATGACTACCCATCCAACTGCTTTAACAATGATTGGGTACTTGCTTGTTAGAGGCGGTACTCACATCCTTGCTTATGCAAAAGCAATTGAAATGGCTACAGGAGTAGATGTAGGTAAGATGCTTCCTGTGCCGAGTTTGGATAATACTAAATTTGACTACGCAAAAGGATTTATAAATCAAGGATTAAATAATGTGTTGTATACATGGGGAGAGCCGGAGTATCGGGACATCAATCAAATTTGGAAAGGACCAAATCCTGAAACGGGTGAACAGCTGAGAGTCATTGATGGAATGCCTAAAGGTGCACCTATACCTGATCTCCCAGAGCTTCCAGAACAATTTGCTCCAGGGATTGATCTTGATGATTACCATCGCATTTTAAAACGATTAAAAAGTAATATGTAA
- a CDS encoding YuzF family protein: MNGWNLRDPYVYEALTQLQNQSISVQTTRGSVRGVLRMVMPDHIVVHMGGTPFYIRTEQIIWVHPAAM, translated from the coding sequence ATGAATGGTTGGAATCTTCGTGATCCATATGTTTATGAGGCTCTAACTCAATTGCAAAATCAATCCATTTCAGTCCAAACGACACGTGGCTCTGTACGAGGTGTATTACGAATGGTAATGCCAGATCATATCGTTGTTCATATGGGGGGGACACCATTTTATATTCGTACAGAACAGATAATTTGGGTTCATCCAGCGGCGATGTAG